In the genome of Arachis stenosperma cultivar V10309 chromosome 2, arast.V10309.gnm1.PFL2, whole genome shotgun sequence, the window ATACTGCTATCTTCATTTACAAGGTAATAATTTTCAGATGGGGAGAATGGAAAGGATTCTTGCTGTTCAGTGCCGATTGGAGAATGCTGTGATGATGATCTGTCTTGAGGCAGTGTGTGGAAGATCGAATCCATGTCCACATCCGGCGAAACAAACATCTAAAACAGACATAAAAGATGTATTAACTATCCCCAAACATtttttaaatgcataaaccaagAAATAGAGATCAAAATGATGCTTCTGCTTACATTTGAGACACTCTCATCTGCTTCTTCCATGTGAGTGCTAGGTTCCCCCTCATCACAGGCTTGTGCATCAGTTCCATCTTCGGATTTTCTCTCGGCTTTCTTCATCAAGCGACACAAAACAAAATTCCTCTGCAGAATGTTGAGTATAATCAGCACTGAAAAATTGATACTACAATGGAGACTATCACAAATTCAGTTCATTGGAGACTTCATCTAGAAACAGCTTAAATAGCaaaaatcaacaattcaataGTATTCCACTATTTCATGAAAACCAATGATGAATTGTTCCaccaatcaacaaaaaagaATGAATTAGGGAAAAAAAAGTGAGTCATGATTCATGAATAGACTATGACACAAAATACAAACATGGGAATAATTTCAATGACATAATCACCAATCAGATAAGGAAACATCAAAATCACAAGAAGGGGCAACAACAACCATACACTATAATAGTAATTTATACCAACAAAACATATAGATAAAAAACAAAAGTGAACACTTAAATTGGTCCAAAGAAATTTAGATCTACCACTTTGTTCTCCAACAAATTTTTTTACTCTCTCGGTCATTTTCAATTATGCATTTTGAACAAATAAGTCCCTATCAAAGACAATTAGGTCTAAAAGAAATTAGTCCCCTTCAAAAAGTAATTCTAGAGTACCTCAAAATTTGTTGAACAACCAAAGTATAATATGAAATAGAATCAACTTGGGTATTTATTATAGAAACAAAGATCAATTTCCAAAACAGATGAAAACTAATCAAGGCAAAACTTATCTGGAAAAAGAAAAACCATAAGTACCTGGCTATCATCAAAGGTAGTAGCATGATACTCATGGATAACCCAATTGGTTTTGACACCATTAGGAACACGGCCATTATAGAAAACCAGTGTCTTCTTGCTCCCAATTACATTGGTAGTTCCTCTTTCCTTTATGTATCTATCTTGTCCTGTGGCTTTCCAATATCCTTCTTTGGTTGCCCTGTTTGATCTTTTGCTCTTTCCATACTTGTAATCACGTCCACTAAAGAAGAACCATTCTGGATCATCCGattttatctttgataatgctGACACACAAAACCCAATTCATCAATCATCAAACATCATCATACAAAGTTACTAACATGAAGAAAAGTTTCAAACTTTGTCACATTAAGATCATGGGGTAGTGACAAAAAAACAAAAGGTACAAGCTTTGTCTCATGAAGATGATGGGGTTGTTGAATAATTGTATATTTATTACTTcattttctcaaatttttaataCCGGATAGGATCATCAAACATGAAAAAGGTGGAAACTTTGATACATGAAAATGATGGGGTGGTTTTATTTATTATGGGTTTACCTGGAATTTGCCAAGGTTCAACCTTGCAAAGATCAATGTCAGGGATAATATTGATTGGAAAATTGTCATTTAGGAGCTTGTGATTGAGGTAATAGCTCACAAGCTCTTCATCTGTTGGCTTGAACCTGAATCCAACAGGAATGAAATCAAGTATTGGAAATGGAATTGTGGCACTTCTAGccatttttgtttttgtttttttgaagATGAAAATTGTTTAAAGctttggttgaagaagaagaagaagaagaagaagaagaagaaggtgatgaaggtgatgatgattgacgaagaagacgaagaagacGAAGATGAAGAAACAGAGTTAGAGAAGAAGCAGCACTGAAGCGAAGCAGAGAGTGTTGGTTATGAGTGATTGGTTTGTGTCGAATTTGTAATGCAACAAAGTTAGTCATTGACTTGACTTTGAAATTTGGCGTAAGGGAgaagtttcaattttttttgttttttttttttttcgtaaCTTCGTAGAGTAAGATAAAAAGCAAAACACACGGTTAGAAATTATCTAATCAAATTAGTTGGTCGGAGAAACAAATATAGAAAATTTGTGGTATAACTTATACACATATAAAACTAAAAGAtacaataaaaatttcaaaaaataattatttaatttaaaaaatatttttatataaaaaaatacttttaatcatagtgaaaaagaaatagagtggtggaataacaataatttcaaaaaaaattgttatttaCAGAATTGAAATTAGTGTATTAACTAATCTACTGTTTTCCTATATAAATATAGTACTgagaataaatttaaattaatcaagataataattaacaaaatatatgattttataaattatgtacaatgaaagatatttaaaaaaataatttgaacactaaattattttcatattctttttatatgataaatagatagaaaaaaataaattacttaaataaatcaactaaatataaaaattatcaaattattttaaatgaaaaaagataatattttttttatttttatataaatcatGGACCTACtactaattttaaaagaatatataaAATCGGCCCAAATGATTATAATTATGGTTACAAAAGGGTCAACGAATTAGTTAACTGCATCACATTGACAATACGACACATGCAGTAGTACAATCATGTCAACGTGGCAGAACTCCAGTTATATTTTTTCAATTCATTCAGCTTTACAACATAGGGTAATCAGTGAATGTGTACTCGAACACCGAACTTATTTTTAAACAACTGAATAGACAAGAGCACCATAATATACGCTCAAACATAAATTTTAACGGTATCTTTATTGGCATTCGGTAGGAAAATCATAAATCTCTGCTAGAATCAAGTCTAATAGACAGTGTGCTTGTAAATATATTGGTCAGAAAGAAGTTCACTAAATAACTCGTGAAATCATATCTATGTTGGTCTTCTTTCAAAAAATGTACAACTCAAATTCTGTCAGACAACCACTCACAGTTTCACCATTTATTGAAAGTCTAAACGGCTAAACTGATAGGCAACATCTTGCAATGTAATTATGCACT includes:
- the LOC130960403 gene encoding NAC domain-containing protein 62-like gives rise to the protein MARSATIPFPILDFIPVGFRFKPTDEELVSYYLNHKLLNDNFPINIIPDIDLCKVEPWQIPALSKIKSDDPEWFFFSGRDYKYGKSKRSNRATKEGYWKATGQDRYIKERGTTNVIGSKKTLVFYNGRVPNGVKTNWVIHEYHATTFDDSQRNFVLCRLMKKAERKSEDGTDAQACDEGEPSTHMEEADESVSNMFVSPDVDMDSIFHTLPQDRSSSQHSPIGTEQQESFPFSPSENYYLVNEDSSMHMQFETNEEKQDAEKFADSILDGGSIAMFEERQQHHTFMNNHLRSVPSMRVCYESSDTDAEVVSRRAGSREYHVSKMVQSSHSAACTDKTRSISSEDFWGVDSSSCDSNADKPFEISSIEISSPPSALSRSKNQYNPRLSQTHRKVSSNAIPHLEDKKKLTTVEQSRRDQEKAQKTSPGKKLETRSSDVNRIGSFIHLEPCSSSESLTPRAVYLVNVVIGILLLLAISWDVLSC